One region of Halohasta litchfieldiae genomic DNA includes:
- a CDS encoding type II secretion system F family protein — translation MFRYIPLLVGVGLFGLLLLSQLYDRAEIVLDGIGQALLGETVSSNDRRREQLPKMEAAHIPRSHRSFSSQTVLYSILAAVAAGLISLTVLWVTLSFVSSLADSVEPVGRLAALGVFELLPRLLITLFGSLAATVIVGLTANWLRWFVIDQQAYARGSQIDATLPRTVAFMYALSRSGMAFTQVLRTLADNRAVYGEAADEVNATVRQMDLFGVDLQTAINDMGERTPSDNMAELSENLGSVLGSGRSLSTYLRSQYERYKEEAEAQQEQYLELLATLAEAYVTVLVAGPLFIITTLAVIGLVLQDTLPVMRIITYVGIPLATLAFIVYVDSVTQSTGTPGETEHDDIETMASGQQGQTATDGGTIQDRWLRQREALDTYDSLNRVLTWVTQPGEIILGRPPLTFLITVPIGLLWVAFTIGEFDIELFSFLETVVPPVTEAGIFILGTYAVVYDLRKRQARSIEKAIPDFLERFASVNDAGMTIIESFRRVKDSDLGGLTPELERTWRDIQWGSDVETALKRMDRRIDSPVVTRAVTLSTNAMQTSDDIAPVLEIAADEARSTHVLNRQRKQTMLTYLVVIYIAFFVFLGIMAALMISFIPAIEDVMAQMAESTSGSGGAAPRGGLGLAGSAGDVNISGYETIFFHVTLVQATCSGLVAGQLGQGSIKDGVKHSTAMLVITYIMFTFI, via the coding sequence ATGTTCCGCTATATCCCGCTTCTGGTTGGCGTTGGACTGTTCGGGTTGCTCCTGTTGTCACAGCTGTACGACCGTGCGGAGATCGTGCTCGACGGCATCGGCCAGGCACTGCTGGGAGAGACAGTCAGCTCCAACGACCGACGGCGCGAGCAACTCCCCAAGATGGAGGCAGCCCACATTCCCAGATCACACCGGTCGTTTAGCTCTCAAACCGTCCTCTACTCGATTTTGGCTGCCGTGGCTGCCGGACTGATCTCGCTGACTGTACTGTGGGTCACACTGTCGTTCGTCAGCAGCTTGGCAGACTCAGTCGAGCCAGTCGGGCGGCTTGCGGCGCTCGGCGTCTTCGAACTGCTGCCACGGCTCCTGATCACTCTGTTCGGCAGTCTGGCTGCGACTGTGATCGTCGGCCTCACCGCCAACTGGCTTCGGTGGTTCGTCATCGACCAGCAGGCCTACGCCAGAGGCTCCCAGATCGACGCTACGCTCCCCCGAACGGTGGCGTTCATGTACGCGCTCTCGCGGAGCGGGATGGCGTTCACGCAGGTGCTCCGGACGCTCGCTGACAACCGGGCGGTGTACGGTGAGGCTGCCGATGAAGTCAACGCCACGGTTCGGCAGATGGATCTGTTCGGCGTCGACCTCCAGACCGCCATCAACGACATGGGTGAGCGAACGCCGTCGGACAATATGGCCGAACTCAGCGAGAACCTCGGCAGCGTCCTCGGCAGCGGGCGGAGCCTCTCGACGTATCTCCGGTCACAGTACGAGCGCTACAAGGAGGAAGCCGAGGCCCAACAGGAGCAGTATCTCGAACTCCTGGCGACGTTAGCCGAAGCCTACGTGACGGTGCTGGTTGCGGGGCCGCTGTTCATCATCACGACGCTGGCGGTGATCGGACTCGTGTTACAGGATACACTGCCGGTTATGCGGATCATAACGTACGTTGGAATCCCGCTGGCGACGCTTGCATTTATTGTCTACGTCGACAGCGTGACCCAGTCGACCGGAACACCCGGCGAGACGGAACATGACGACATCGAAACCATGGCTTCGGGCCAACAGGGACAGACAGCCACTGATGGCGGGACCATCCAAGATCGGTGGCTGCGACAACGAGAAGCACTGGACACCTACGACAGCCTCAATCGCGTGCTGACGTGGGTCACACAGCCGGGTGAGATCATCCTCGGCCGACCACCACTGACGTTTCTCATCACCGTTCCCATCGGTCTCCTCTGGGTGGCGTTCACAATCGGCGAGTTCGACATCGAGCTGTTCAGTTTTCTCGAAACCGTCGTTCCACCAGTAACTGAAGCCGGCATTTTCATTCTCGGCACGTATGCAGTCGTCTACGACCTCCGCAAGCGGCAGGCACGAAGCATCGAGAAGGCGATTCCGGACTTTCTCGAACGGTTTGCCAGCGTCAACGACGCCGGGATGACGATCATCGAGAGCTTCCGCCGGGTCAAAGACAGCGATCTTGGCGGACTCACCCCCGAACTCGAACGCACATGGCGAGACATCCAGTGGGGGTCGGACGTCGAGACCGCACTCAAACGGATGGATAGACGAATTGATTCGCCCGTCGTAACCCGAGCAGTAACGCTGTCGACCAACGCGATGCAGACTAGCGACGACATTGCGCCCGTCTTGGAGATCGCCGCCGACGAGGCGCGGTCGACGCACGTACTCAACAGACAGCGCAAGCAGACGATGTTGACCTATCTCGTCGTTATCTACATCGCCTTTTTCGTCTTCCTCGGGATCATGGCCGCACTCATGATCTCGTTCATTCCCGCAATCGAAGACGTGATGGCACAGATGGCCGAAAGCACCTCCGGTTCCGGTGGCGCGGCCCCACGTGGGGGGCTCGGACTGGCAGGCAGTGCGGGCGATGTCAACATCTCCGGCTACGAGACCATCTTCTTCCACGTTACCCTCGTCCAAGCGACCTGTTCCGGACTGGTCGCCGGACAGCTCGGGCAAGGCTCGATTAAGGACGGTGTGAAACACAGCACGGCGATGTTAGTCATCACCTACATCATGTTTACGTTCATTTAA
- a CDS encoding DUF357 domain-containing protein: MTADLAEKTDRYERMLADALDAAEETPAAETPLAEAATDCRVMATSYLKDGRHFRENDDLVNALASFSYGYGWLDAGVRMGLFSIPEDTELFTM; encoded by the coding sequence ATGACTGCGGATCTCGCCGAGAAAACCGACCGATACGAACGGATGTTGGCCGACGCCTTGGACGCCGCCGAGGAGACACCGGCCGCCGAGACACCACTCGCGGAGGCGGCCACCGACTGCCGGGTGATGGCCACATCGTATTTAAAAGACGGTCGACACTTTCGAGAGAACGACGACCTCGTTAACGCCTTGGCCTCGTTTTCGTATGGCTATGGCTGGTTGGATGCCGGGGTGCGGATGGGACTGTTCTCGATTCCGGAGGACACAGAGCTATTCACAATGTAG
- the cysS gene encoding cysteine--tRNA ligase, giving the protein MPLSVTNTLTGDREAFEPTGDDVLLYVCGLTVSDDPHLGHARLWTHADVIHRWLDVAGYDVTHVENFTDVNEKIAARVGERPEWETEADVAQHYIEKVVDYMRGLNFKRASVYPRVSEHIPEIIELVDQLIELGHAYETNGSVYFDVTTFDEYGKLSNQRLEDLESQGDPEERSEKRNPADFALWKAGGVSETAIEEHAKHDHGDELPTGQTWDSPWGEGRPGWHIECSAMSMTHLGDTIDIHVGGHDLVFPHHENEIAQSEAATGQQFANYWLHTGLLETKGEKMSSSLDNFFTVEAALEEFGPNVIRTFYLSTEYGSKQTFSEDAMTEAEQRWERLERAYETAVDALDSVAARSKAVDEDLREAVAETTEEFRTAMNADFNVREAMAALLSLTTAVNKHVDEAEQYDYHGLKGAVETFERLGGDAFGLQFESVTEGDVSIAGDLAELVLDIREDAREAGEYEQADELRDRLEALGVEVEDSGDGSTFRFE; this is encoded by the coding sequence ATGCCCCTCTCGGTGACCAATACGCTAACAGGCGACCGCGAAGCCTTCGAGCCGACTGGCGACGATGTTCTGCTCTACGTCTGTGGGTTGACGGTCTCTGACGACCCCCATCTGGGCCACGCCCGACTCTGGACCCACGCCGACGTGATCCACCGCTGGCTCGATGTCGCGGGCTACGACGTCACCCACGTTGAGAACTTTACCGACGTCAACGAGAAGATCGCCGCCCGCGTCGGCGAACGACCCGAGTGGGAGACCGAAGCCGATGTTGCACAGCACTACATCGAAAAAGTCGTCGACTACATGCGCGGACTCAATTTCAAACGCGCCTCGGTCTACCCCCGCGTCTCCGAGCATATTCCCGAGATCATCGAGTTAGTCGACCAACTAATCGAGTTAGGCCACGCCTACGAGACCAATGGCTCGGTGTATTTCGATGTCACCACCTTCGACGAGTACGGTAAACTCTCGAACCAACGCCTCGAAGACCTCGAATCACAGGGCGACCCAGAGGAGCGCTCCGAAAAGCGGAACCCCGCCGACTTCGCGCTCTGGAAGGCCGGCGGCGTCTCAGAGACTGCCATCGAAGAACACGCCAAACATGACCACGGCGACGAACTCCCCACCGGCCAAACGTGGGATTCGCCGTGGGGAGAGGGTCGACCGGGTTGGCATATCGAATGCTCGGCGATGTCGATGACTCACCTCGGCGACACCATCGACATCCACGTCGGTGGCCACGATCTCGTCTTCCCACATCACGAAAACGAAATTGCCCAAAGCGAGGCCGCCACCGGTCAACAGTTCGCCAACTACTGGCTCCATACTGGACTCCTCGAAACCAAAGGCGAGAAGATGAGTTCGAGTCTGGACAACTTCTTCACTGTCGAAGCGGCCTTAGAGGAGTTCGGGCCGAACGTGATCCGGACGTTCTATCTCTCGACGGAGTACGGTTCGAAACAGACCTTTTCGGAGGATGCGATGACCGAAGCCGAACAGCGTTGGGAGCGTCTCGAACGAGCCTATGAAACGGCGGTCGACGCACTCGACTCAGTTGCGGCCCGCTCGAAAGCGGTCGACGAGGACCTCCGTGAGGCAGTCGCAGAGACCACCGAGGAGTTCCGGACCGCGATGAACGCTGATTTCAACGTTCGGGAGGCAATGGCCGCACTGCTCTCGCTGACGACTGCGGTCAACAAACACGTCGACGAGGCCGAACAGTACGATTATCATGGACTCAAAGGGGCCGTCGAAACGTTCGAGCGACTGGGTGGCGACGCCTTCGGGCTTCAGTTCGAGAGCGTCACTGAAGGTGATGTCTCGATTGCTGGTGATCTGGCCGAACTCGTCCTCGACATTCGGGAAGACGCCCGCGAAGCCGGGGAGTACGAACAGGCCGACGAGCTTCGTGACCGTCTGGAGGCACTCGGCGTTGAGGTCGAAGACAGCGGCGATGGGTCGACGTTCCGCTTCGAGTAG
- a CDS encoding DUF7521 family protein: MVHSEADPILALVLLVVKALMLVAGGSVLFYAVKAYRRTEDKSLGFLAGGFGLVLFGSAVGGLVYELIGSPLAVGVIIESVFVLLGFVLIAYSLKR; encoded by the coding sequence ATGGTTCATTCCGAGGCCGATCCCATCCTCGCACTCGTCCTCCTCGTGGTCAAAGCACTCATGCTTGTCGCGGGTGGCTCGGTGCTCTTCTACGCAGTCAAAGCCTACCGTCGTACCGAAGACAAGTCGTTGGGCTTTCTCGCTGGTGGGTTCGGATTGGTGCTGTTCGGCTCGGCAGTCGGCGGTCTGGTGTACGAACTCATCGGCTCCCCGCTCGCGGTCGGAGTGATAATCGAAAGCGTGTTCGTCCTGTTGGGCTTCGTTCTCATCGCGTACTCGCTCAAGCGGTAG
- a CDS encoding DUF5788 family protein codes for MDDSERTELLQQVNRQSATVGATIPETVTIHGEELQLREFLIETRKVDRISAETSEIVSTAKRVFREERAKRVDRLKSDPLDREEAEQLADEIVGIDRALNALETIRHPDFGDESHSSTIEDHKRWLGFLEAVQ; via the coding sequence ATGGATGATTCGGAGCGTACGGAGCTACTTCAGCAGGTGAATCGACAAAGCGCAACGGTGGGCGCGACGATTCCGGAGACGGTGACGATCCACGGCGAGGAGCTTCAGCTTCGAGAGTTTTTGATCGAGACACGGAAGGTCGACCGGATCTCAGCCGAGACGAGCGAGATCGTCTCGACGGCCAAACGGGTGTTTCGGGAGGAACGCGCCAAGCGGGTCGACCGGCTCAAGTCGGATCCACTGGACCGTGAGGAAGCCGAGCAGCTCGCCGACGAGATCGTTGGGATCGACCGCGCGTTGAACGCCCTCGAAACGATTCGACATCCCGACTTCGGCGACGAATCTCACTCGTCGACCATCGAAGACCACAAGCGATGGCTCGGCTTCCTAGAGGCAGTTCAGTAG
- a CDS encoding DUF7523 family protein: MSVAAATREVVRNRPVLYDALRAGVVNYTAAADSLELEGDREAIATALRRFAAELREEPAQTQPTGRDITVRLHSDIESVDATDTLLAVDEVGVGQPTGTPSGNEEAVETEGRTALRVTGDVDARLLASTLDRLRIAEIPVTATGLAAGTMVLVVPRGDGPTALQLVEATADYIKEGGDY; this comes from the coding sequence ATGTCAGTCGCCGCCGCCACCCGCGAGGTCGTCCGCAACCGGCCCGTATTGTACGACGCGCTTCGTGCCGGAGTCGTCAACTACACCGCCGCCGCCGACTCGCTCGAACTGGAAGGCGACCGTGAGGCGATTGCGACTGCGCTCCGTCGGTTCGCCGCGGAGCTCCGTGAGGAGCCAGCCCAAACACAGCCGACCGGGCGCGATATCACGGTTCGACTTCACAGCGATATCGAATCCGTCGACGCCACCGATACACTACTGGCAGTCGACGAGGTCGGCGTTGGCCAGCCCACAGGTACGCCCTCGGGCAACGAGGAGGCTGTCGAAACGGAGGGCCGGACCGCACTCCGTGTGACCGGGGATGTCGACGCCCGCCTGCTCGCGTCGACGCTCGACCGGCTTCGGATCGCCGAGATACCGGTCACTGCGACTGGGCTTGCTGCCGGAACGATGGTACTGGTCGTCCCGCGAGGGGATGGGCCGACTGCGCTCCAACTGGTCGAGGCTACTGCCGATTATATAAAAGAAGGCGGCGACTACTGA
- a CDS encoding CbiX/SirB N-terminal domain-containing protein produces MQSLVIVAHGSHLNPDSATPTHTHADTIRATGAFDEVRTGFWKEEPSLREVLRTARGDEVYVVPLFISEGYFTERVIPRELRLEGWDPDLWESDGISADTATLVASDIDKAVHYCGPVGTHEAMTDVLIRRAVSVTGDENVGEGFGFAVVGHGTERNENSAKAIEYHTERIRETGRFDEVKALYMDEEPEVDDVADHFDSEDIIVVPLFIADGFHTQEDIPEDMGLTDDYRTGYDVPAVVDGHRIWYGGAVGTEELTADVILERAADAGADIGNAIERVRQRTKPTTGAAGD; encoded by the coding sequence ATGCAATCGCTGGTAATCGTCGCCCACGGGTCGCATCTCAACCCCGACTCTGCGACGCCGACACACACCCATGCCGATACCATCAGGGCAACCGGTGCGTTCGACGAGGTTCGAACCGGCTTCTGGAAGGAGGAACCCTCGTTGCGTGAAGTGCTTCGCACCGCGCGGGGAGACGAGGTGTACGTCGTCCCACTGTTCATCAGTGAAGGCTACTTCACCGAGCGGGTCATCCCCCGCGAACTCCGCTTGGAGGGGTGGGACCCCGACCTCTGGGAGTCTGATGGGATCTCAGCGGATACCGCCACGCTGGTTGCCAGCGACATCGACAAAGCGGTTCACTACTGCGGCCCCGTCGGCACGCATGAAGCGATGACCGACGTGTTGATCCGTCGGGCTGTCTCGGTCACCGGCGACGAGAACGTCGGCGAAGGGTTCGGCTTCGCCGTCGTCGGCCACGGGACTGAGCGCAACGAAAACAGTGCCAAAGCAATCGAGTACCACACCGAGCGCATCCGAGAGACCGGTCGGTTCGACGAAGTCAAAGCTCTGTATATGGACGAAGAGCCGGAAGTCGACGACGTCGCAGACCATTTCGACAGCGAGGATATCATCGTCGTCCCGCTGTTTATCGCCGACGGGTTCCACACGCAGGAAGATATTCCCGAAGATATGGGGCTCACTGATGATTACCGGACCGGCTACGATGTGCCCGCAGTTGTCGACGGCCACCGGATCTGGTACGGCGGCGCGGTCGGCACCGAGGAACTGACTGCCGACGTGATTCTCGAACGCGCTGCCGACGCCGGTGCGGATATCGGGAACGCGATAGAACGGGTCCGTCAGCGAACCAAACCAACGACAGGGGCGGCGGGCGATTAG
- a CDS encoding DR2241 family protein, with translation MSTVKPALSETQLAAFRETLADGAIDHDGLAAEYDVDEDTYHIETPDQQTSVGADELNTVDAEQAAYITNWYFYTQEVGSEVTQAFCQWLELADEHPVGDRYTALESGVDREWGQLSITATVAADGTRHYEVRHVDDSDAEASSLTTHTDPFDARDIGTLDPDGRYRPLRTAPSLDSGWIFPDLSANEVYEAVEAFYPATVVNWHREQRGELDIDHWRDEQDRQSGIYNLITVLPDEAVDWAAAACCDDSQCLKRREWELSEDEPLDAEGGDGVFPCREPCSMVVAAGREWAKLEREDTQTYEFELTPSEKEQLEAIIDVVADDETDEIREADVKNGANRYRVRYLREKRVDDHGNLSGTPTHPEDDGGSVEDHDDHD, from the coding sequence ATGTCGACTGTCAAACCTGCGCTTTCGGAGACACAGCTGGCGGCGTTCAGAGAGACGCTTGCAGATGGGGCAATCGATCACGATGGGCTGGCTGCCGAATACGACGTCGACGAGGACACCTATCACATCGAGACACCTGACCAGCAGACAAGTGTCGGTGCCGACGAACTCAACACGGTCGACGCCGAGCAGGCGGCGTATATCACGAACTGGTATTTCTACACGCAGGAGGTCGGCAGTGAGGTCACCCAAGCGTTCTGTCAGTGGCTCGAACTGGCAGACGAACACCCAGTTGGAGACCGCTACACCGCGCTCGAATCCGGCGTCGACCGCGAGTGGGGCCAACTCAGCATCACCGCGACAGTTGCAGCCGACGGCACGCGACACTACGAGGTTCGCCACGTCGACGACAGTGACGCTGAGGCCAGCTCGCTGACAACCCACACCGACCCGTTTGACGCCCGCGATATCGGGACCCTCGATCCGGACGGTCGATACCGCCCGCTCCGAACAGCGCCCTCGCTCGACTCCGGCTGGATATTCCCGGATCTCAGCGCAAATGAGGTGTACGAAGCCGTCGAGGCCTTTTATCCGGCGACGGTCGTCAACTGGCATCGTGAACAGCGAGGCGAGCTCGATATCGACCACTGGCGGGACGAACAAGACCGACAGAGCGGCATCTACAATCTCATTACCGTCCTTCCGGACGAGGCCGTCGACTGGGCGGCTGCGGCCTGTTGTGACGATTCACAGTGTCTCAAACGACGTGAATGGGAGCTTTCAGAGGATGAACCGCTGGACGCCGAGGGCGGCGACGGCGTGTTCCCCTGCCGCGAACCGTGCTCGATGGTTGTCGCTGCGGGCCGGGAATGGGCCAAACTGGAACGAGAGGACACCCAAACCTACGAGTTCGAGCTGACGCCCAGTGAAAAAGAACAGCTCGAAGCAATCATCGATGTCGTTGCGGACGACGAAACCGATGAGATCCGAGAGGCCGATGTGAAAAACGGAGCCAATCGGTACCGGGTTCGGTATCTCCGCGAAAAACGGGTCGACGACCACGGCAACCTCTCTGGAACGCCGACCCATCCGGAAGACGATGGCGGGAGTGTCGAAGATCACGACGACCACGACTGA
- a CDS encoding DUF7524 family protein — translation MARLSVDLNRDGLHQIATPSGFETDGPFEIHLRNHGEAIHVHLNLDDELSTVAHLGEGNHYVEPYSSRSVGIDTRSISSSVTGRLKIVTGYGNESAYTDVTISPPGTVTDHVEVDERLAKPQRSEPEPSTPRERLQAMVTDLSPRVATAGMLGIGDALAIAAFAQNTALVLGLMGVIAGVFTALALTRRA, via the coding sequence GTGGCTCGTCTCTCAGTCGACCTCAACCGCGATGGCCTCCATCAGATAGCCACGCCATCCGGCTTCGAGACCGACGGGCCCTTTGAGATCCACCTCCGCAACCACGGCGAGGCGATTCACGTCCATCTCAACCTCGACGACGAGCTGTCGACCGTCGCACACCTCGGTGAGGGCAACCACTACGTCGAACCCTACAGCAGTCGCTCGGTGGGGATCGACACCCGATCAATCAGTAGTTCCGTCACCGGGCGGCTCAAAATCGTTACCGGATACGGAAACGAATCTGCCTACACCGACGTGACGATCTCGCCACCCGGAACGGTCACCGACCACGTCGAGGTCGACGAGCGGCTGGCGAAACCACAGCGCAGCGAGCCTGAGCCGTCGACGCCCCGCGAGCGGCTCCAAGCAATGGTTACCGACCTGTCGCCACGGGTTGCTACCGCTGGTATGCTCGGAATCGGTGACGCACTGGCGATTGCCGCGTTCGCACAAAATACAGCTTTGGTTCTCGGCTTGATGGGTGTCATCGCTGGCGTGTTCACCGCACTGGCACTCACACGCCGTGCGTAG
- a CDS encoding methytransferase partner Trm112 yields the protein MKESLMEIVCCPIDKHDLDLEVDTRDDDDILEGTLTCTDCGEVYPIEDGIPNLLPPDMRDEAAA from the coding sequence ATGAAGGAGTCGCTCATGGAGATCGTCTGCTGTCCGATTGATAAACACGACCTCGATCTCGAGGTCGACACCCGCGACGACGACGACATTCTGGAGGGAACGCTCACCTGTACGGACTGTGGCGAGGTCTACCCCATCGAAGACGGGATTCCGAACCTCCTGCCGCCGGACATGCGAGACGAGGCCGCCGCGTAA
- a CDS encoding response regulator, with protein sequence MTTPHILLVEDSNFMATKVVETLESAHEFVITTVSTAVEARSALQNGSYDCIISNYELPDESGVELAESLRGDDSIPSVPLIILTGRSLEPLAKDAIEAGVTEFVYKGDQATGDMDVLANRVRIVLQAHRETSTTEVDS encoded by the coding sequence ATGACCACACCTCATATCCTGCTGGTCGAGGACAGCAACTTCATGGCGACCAAAGTCGTCGAAACCCTCGAATCGGCCCACGAGTTCGTGATAACCACCGTCAGCACCGCCGTCGAGGCCCGAAGCGCGCTTCAAAACGGCTCCTACGACTGTATCATCTCGAACTACGAACTCCCGGACGAAAGCGGCGTCGAACTGGCCGAATCGCTCCGCGGGGACGATTCGATCCCCTCGGTACCGCTGATTATTCTAACCGGGCGGTCGCTCGAACCGCTCGCAAAGGACGCTATCGAGGCCGGCGTCACCGAGTTCGTTTATAAAGGCGATCAGGCAACCGGTGATATGGACGTGTTGGCCAACCGGGTTCGGATCGTCCTGCAGGCCCACCGCGAGACGTCGACGACGGAAGTCGACTCGTAG
- a CDS encoding DUF7504 family protein encodes MTDDSQTDAETADGAVADEESTDDSRIDEFLERIEDDQQPESISPESSGGISAPSDSTPSEPSDSAPSEPSDSAPSEPSNVSPSQTDTDGSQKRGRLWDSFSADRAADAEPTPSDPATESPQDPAVDVDEWTARDETHESTPPDSTAAASASPPPTAEPAADPDAKPAAEPDEKSATTDADESNGRSSFRTILERISHRIGSVGSSSAAEDAEAAEAASTAGSTEASTSDAGAATRTTPNAESATRGANGGRSTGSTRSDTIDEILNNIDLFGRATSSSQVLLLSPTAHSITNDIYSRFLLPTDGAGQNILYVSATQSATDQLAAARNIPDWREGNTAVIEVGQSTLSPGRPGTGADVTKQLDIYKQISNLKHLAKLGINISHIVSKWDNSRRPTVVGVHTLSAIQQYVGNETMFQFLFTLKGQLNSMGVMGFYHMDPAVHTENEISTIQSAFDLVIKVSSDGSVDIL; translated from the coding sequence ATGACTGATGATTCACAGACCGATGCCGAGACAGCCGATGGCGCTGTGGCCGACGAGGAGTCGACCGACGACTCCCGAATAGACGAGTTCTTGGAGCGGATCGAAGACGACCAGCAGCCGGAGTCGATCTCACCGGAGTCATCTGGTGGAATCTCTGCGCCATCCGACTCTACCCCATCGGAGCCATCAGACTCCGCCCCATCGGAGCCATCAGACTCCGCCCCATCGGAGCCATCGAATGTCTCTCCATCCCAGACCGACACCGATGGCTCACAGAAGCGCGGTCGACTCTGGGACTCCTTTAGCGCCGACCGAGCAGCCGACGCGGAGCCGACGCCCTCCGATCCGGCCACAGAGTCACCTCAAGATCCTGCAGTCGACGTCGACGAGTGGACCGCCCGAGACGAGACCCACGAGTCGACACCGCCCGACTCGACGGCTGCGGCGTCGGCCTCACCCCCGCCCACTGCCGAGCCAGCCGCCGATCCCGACGCCAAGCCAGCCGCCGAGCCCGACGAGAAATCAGCAACCACGGACGCCGACGAGAGCAACGGGCGGTCATCGTTCAGAACGATCCTCGAACGGATCTCACATCGCATCGGGAGCGTCGGCTCCAGTTCGGCTGCCGAGGACGCCGAGGCCGCCGAGGCAGCGTCGACAGCTGGGTCGACCGAGGCGTCCACGTCCGACGCTGGAGCGGCTACCCGGACCACACCCAACGCAGAATCAGCCACAAGGGGAGCCAACGGTGGTCGGTCGACAGGGTCGACACGCTCGGATACCATCGACGAAATACTGAACAACATCGACCTGTTCGGGCGAGCGACCTCCTCCTCACAGGTGCTACTGTTGAGTCCGACAGCCCACTCGATCACCAACGACATCTACTCGCGGTTTCTGTTGCCGACCGACGGGGCCGGACAGAACATCCTCTACGTCTCGGCGACCCAGTCGGCCACCGACCAGCTCGCAGCCGCCCGGAACATCCCCGACTGGCGGGAGGGCAACACCGCCGTTATCGAGGTCGGACAGAGCACGCTGAGCCCCGGTCGACCGGGCACGGGAGCCGACGTTACCAAACAGCTCGACATCTACAAGCAGATTTCGAACCTCAAGCATCTCGCCAAGCTCGGCATCAACATCAGCCATATCGTCTCCAAGTGGGACAACAGCCGTCGACCGACCGTCGTCGGCGTCCACACCCTGTCGGCGATCCAGCAGTACGTCGGCAACGAAACCATGTTCCAGTTCCTCTTTACCCTCAAAGGCCAACTCAACTCGATGGGCGTGATGGGCTTTTACCATATGGACCCCGCGGTCCACACCGAAAACGAGATCAGCACGATCCAGTCTGCGTTCGACCTCGTTATCAAGGTCTCCTCGGATGGCTCGGTCGACATCCTCTGA